The following proteins are encoded in a genomic region of Hymenobacter siberiensis:
- a CDS encoding SixA phosphatase family protein — MKTLYLLRHAKSSWSFDELSDQERPLNDRGRDDAPLMGQALAKRRICPDIVVSSPAVRAMNTAVLVAREMQYPHDKIKVEPGIYGADVDDFLAIIKDLPDSAASALVVGHNPTITETANELSPSSLNEMPTAAVVCLRFACEHWAEVSKVNAEFYFYDYPRNAE, encoded by the coding sequence ATGAAAACCCTCTATCTCCTTCGCCACGCCAAATCCAGCTGGAGCTTCGATGAGCTCAGCGACCAGGAGCGCCCCCTCAACGACCGGGGCCGCGACGATGCCCCCCTCATGGGTCAGGCCCTGGCCAAGCGCCGCATTTGCCCCGATATCGTGGTGAGCTCGCCGGCCGTGCGCGCCATGAACACCGCCGTGCTGGTGGCCCGCGAAATGCAGTACCCGCACGATAAAATCAAGGTCGAGCCCGGCATTTACGGGGCCGACGTAGACGATTTCCTCGCCATTATCAAAGACTTGCCCGATTCGGCTGCCTCGGCCCTGGTGGTGGGCCACAACCCCACCATCACCGAAACGGCCAACGAGCTTTCGCCCTCCAGCCTCAACGAAATGCCCACCGCCGCCGTGGTCTGCCTGCGCTTCGCCTGCGAGCACTGGGCCGAAGTGAGCAAGGTGAACGCCGAGTTTTATTTCTACGACTACCCGCGCAACGCGGAGTAG